The sequence AGCACTGTGTGATTCTATCGGACTTTTCCAATACTACTCTACCCACTATCATTCATAGTCGGGGATGGGAATCTCTATGTGAGATACCCGTGAGTTGTCCCACGGTGATCAttcaggagttctactccaacaggCACAGTTTCGATACCTCTATACCTCGGTTTGTTACATAGGTTCGAGGTACACGTATCGTAGTTACTTCGAAGATTATTTTCGATGTACTATATGTTCCGAGGGTACCGCATCCTAATTATCCCTCATGTCCACATCTGAGAACTGTGTCGAAAAGATGAACTTCTGTCTCtattttgtgagacaccttcttcTTGGGGTGATCGTCAAAACACCTCATGCTCGAGCTTTGTAAAAGGTCCGAGGTTCtttaatatggtgatgacatttgttctctATCCCTTGTCTCACTATAATTCCATTACAGAGCCTAGTGCTCGCCTTTTGCTTTCCCTCATTGAGGACCTTACTATAGACTTTCCCTTTTATTTCATTCTCTCCCTTATAGATGTTTATAAGAATATGATGACCCGTGAtaagcttatctttccttttactATCACGAGGATCATTTGCCATTCTTCTATCCCTTATCCCGTGTCTTCTCACTTCACCATCATGGGTGCCATTAGGGCAGCGTCTGTTCGACAGAGCGAGGCCTAGCTTCAATTGAAACAACCACAGACCTAGACGGTGACTCTTCCAGCCCCTTCTGTTCCATCTACCTCcgctctttcttctttttctacgGGTGGTGCAACACTAGAGGCCATCATGGCGCAGTTtgagcgcatggatgctcgccttgatacactcacCACTGAtttgtatcaggtgaacactCATGTTAGTTGTATCGCACGACGACAGGCTTGCATGGGTGGCTTCATCATGCCTCCATCTCCCTCTCCATCTCTACAGGCTTTTGAGGACAAGGACGTTGATAATGGCTCCGGTGACgataatgatgatgaggatgaggatgctagctcttctGGTGATGAGGAGATGACCGTTTCTCAgtgacttaccctttgtcattcatgaCAAAAGGGGGTAGTAGTTTTGGGTTAAGAGTAGTCatgtacttagggggagagttagcgTAGGACTTtttgatagggggagtgtttatatcttttgagggatgtagtgaggatttatgtacttttcttttctttcttttaagataCATTATCCTTTTGTACATTGGTCTTATGACCATTCGGTGATAGCAAACATTGTACTTATATCTCTTCTATAAATATGATGATGTTGTTATcatttcacctatctctccatgtgttgtttcttttctctctttatacacatgtttttttatgtatgcaatattatattattgtttcacactaagttgccttgatgagttttgtttaaagtttttagAAAGACAGGTTGTTAAAATCtatcatgccatgaactcttttcttgcaacatttttcaagagtttatgttaggattagattttattgtatttgttgaggaccaaaatttcacaaaaaagctcattccatgaaaagtaaagaaagaccATAGGTTTGAACAAAAGAAGGCTGAATTCATGAAGTTAAGAAGGACCATGAAAGCCCAAAGtcccaaaaagaaggaaaaagaaaggaataataataataataataataaagaaaaaaaaagaagaggatctTAGTCAGGCCAAAGGAAGGATCCCGATCGGATTAGAAGACATGCAGCAAGAATCTCGGTTAGGCCAAAGGATATGCAGTAAGAAGAGTCAACACCAAAGCCCTATGTATGTTCAGATGTATGCAAAAAGCCattaaaaatccagcaaaaAACCAAGTATTCTCTTTGTAACCCATGGTCTAAGCTCTTGGGATCCCGAGTAGATAGTAAAGGAGGAATGGTTTAGTCGGTAGGGGAGTGATTTCTGGTGAAAAGAGGATCCCGAGGGTTTCCCTTGGTTCATATATTTGCTTGGAATAAATGAACCAATGGAAAACTCAGTTCCCTCATGTGCATGACACCTCCCCATAATTTCCTCTCAATTGTCATTTTCAACTAAAGCTGTCATCCAGTACACTGAGCAACCCAGCCATTCCTTTGACTCTCCAAGAAGGAATCTTTTATTTATAGCTAAATCCAAATGCCCCTTTTAAGTTATAATTGCCTAAATAAGCTAAACCTCTGCCCAATGCACCTTTTCAGGTTCCAGAGGACATAGTTTTACCTAGCATACCAAGAACGTCCTCGCCGGGGGTGCCGGACCATGTCCATTGTAAAAGGAACACTAAGGCATAGCAGCAGGGGGGGAGAAAAATGGGGATTCAGAGGGATAGTTCAGAGGTTCAAAAGATATATTCTTAGAGCTTTAATAGCCCAgcaaggaagagaaagaaagaaacaaaataagagaGACAAGGAGAAGGAATTTGTCCCATATCCTTGAGATCATTCAAAATATCACTTAGCCTCCAAAGAAACATATGCTAAAACATGCACACATCAGATATTACTCTCTCCCACAAAAATCCTCCTCACCTAACTATCTTGGAAGGCaatgcccaagcaaagccacttggacttgagttccaaatcccacaagtcttgtgcagaagcactaagtctgtgagaattagGGCCAAGATCCttgtggctgaatcattctcatgaaattcatttacatatatgtatatgtattaaaatatatatcctaatctaagaaactaacaattatttgaagatatgtgtattGTATAGTGTGTTCTTATGCAGAACCTACAGAGGTAAagagaaatgacaaaactctaTTGCATAATAAGCAAGGAGAAAGATCATATAGTTCAGAGAATCAATATTCTGGGATTACAGGCCTAGTATGTTTggggtaccaagtgaagaaattcttttaaatgttctcacaataaaagataagcctcAAATACTCTATTTCAATCTtcttctcattgtgaatattatgaatacttattttacttttttttcgtaAGAGTAAAAGGTCATTTTATGAcgctaaaacacttataattgtatttttttgcctaagaggaatcgcatttttgccttgaggagatttatgtgacttgcgcacaacttggttcgtaattaGCCCTCATTTAGcagcggtgaaccaagcccagtccaccaaacaacaagtaaagggcccgggatccttgtttctacttgggcctgtgtgctaagaAAAAAGCACCCTTACAGTATTTAACAAGtgattatgagtttagtgatttatgacttctctcatacttcatttgtttgttatgaTTTTGTTACGGAttaccaaagggggagattgttaagacatatgtggaacttgttagaacatatgtcatgtagaattggctaatcctttgacaaaacgcactttacttgtaattgggtagatttaggatgtgtttaatactttaaggaacCAGAGTTCAAGTCTTgtattaaagtcatgcaagtctgtccaagaaacaagtgaagaagtgttgttcattaaagctcgatagataaatctatcgaggtttaataaGAATTCTCGATAGCTGCTTGACAGAAGccgtatctatcgagaattacgaaattcagatttccagatatatttttcaagcataTCCAAGTTATTtatgtagggtttcttttctcacaactttagacatataaaatgattattttaaaggccgtctaAGGTGAtgaaacttgatgcaaagtgattatttactaaaattgtgaccagagacaattttccctaattcatcttcttgtagaagttgctgtgtctttacgccaagggttttgtaaccaaggatcttcttaatcttcatcatttggatgaactgaagaactttgcagccaacatctttctcaagttagtgtgttagtcatgtattgAGATCTGTGCATCGATTGATTAGTCACATActtgaaatgagagattgtcactacattgcaagtccaattgtgtattggggtaagggttcaactgtagattgtcactacattacttgtaactgcttgttttgataatagtggattctcgggagtggtgaccttgaattcactcggtggggttttcccacggtggttttccccattcgtaaacaaatcacctatgtcaaatttattttccgctgcatttaacttagttggtgatttgtttgtactaccattgcatgtaattgaatctaattaattcacttgactaattaattgattaatttaccaaaggggGTCAAtgcattcttggcctatcatagTGGTTATTGATTATGATGTGGTGGTGGCATGATGCTAGTGATTATGGCTAGTTGCTTTGGTTGGTGATAATAGTGGTAGTTTCAGTTTTGGTTGGTGGTGGTTTGGTTGATCTGGGTTTGGATGGTGGGCAATGGATGAGTTGATTTCAATATGGGTTTAAGTCTTAGGTGGTGGGAAATGGATGGGTTGATTTCAGTATGTGTTTGGGTGGTGGGTGATGGGCATTGGGCAATGACGTAGTGGcgggttgatttgggtttgggtggtGGGTAGTTGAGAGAGAGGGACAGAGAGCAAGAAAGAGACAAGTTGTAGAGGatgggagagaagagagagagagagttgggttatacaattttattgttttgtttacattattttaatgtgttgtatgtcaaattttttaaaaaaaaaagggaagttAGATAAGTTGTAAATTGGTATGTTAAAACATTTTCATCAATCCATGCAAAAATTcatatctattttaacataagaacttactttttctattttacataaccATATTTCAAAACCACTCACATCAACTTATCTATTatacactttattttatttaaataataattttttattttttattattaataatttcaacTCCTCTTTTATCTTGTGTCTTTTGCTTTCACTCTTTCTAGTCTCCTCTTAAGTGTCTCCTTTCAGCTCTCTCTCATCCCAAACCAAAAACACTCACACAATTTGcctcccatctctctctctctctctctctctctctctctctctctctctctctctctctctctcatagagCCACAACCTACACACCTCTATTCCTCACTAGATTGTCAATCTTATCTTTGAAACGACCATCCACAGCATACTTGGTGATGGCAACGGTAGTGACAGTgaaaatttgggtttgattttgggttttctaTTGGTGggttttttattgattttttgttgattttggatttgatttttgttgcaATCAAGTTAATGCAAACCCAGGTATAAATTATTTGCGAGTGATAATATCTTGGTTGGTCTGAAGTTGATCCACAGGGAGTGATTGACACTAATGTAAAAACCCGCACTCTTTGAAAAGATAATTGAAATACTCTTAAACCACATCatagataagaacaaatttaaaaatatggaatctttatttcttttggttcaatgtttcaagattACTGTAGGAATATTGGGCACAGAAGTTCgttatctatttatatattaagCCTGCGACCCAATCTGAGGATGAAGGtttgtccgaggaggaaataTCTTTGTCAGAAGAGAGTGCATTAGTAAGTAGAGAGATTAGTCTTGGTCATAACAGTTCAAGAGGTGGGCCGAGGATAAGCACATCCTCGGCTAACCAATGCCGAGGTCCGAAAAGATTATCTGTCATCCCCGGTAATGTTCTAGGAAGTCTCGGGTAACgtcccagttttccaacccattctctacaaattcattgttttgggcatTTTGGGTCTTAGTCCATCTACCTATTGGGCTAAGAATTCAAATCcggtccttacaattggcgctaTCGATGGGAATTACTAGTGAGATAGTGAGTCTGACGTTCAACTATGGTAGGTTCAGGTTCAAACCAAGCAAAATCCATGGGATCTCAACATCAAGATCACTTCCGTGAACTTGAGCAAAGAAGAGACCAGGAAGGGAGTGTACGTACTACCCATACTCATAAGAGCCATTCTCAGGGTGGTAGCCATCTCTCCCAAGAGAAAGATACCAAAGCCATGTAGAAGGAAATTGATCACCTAAAGAGAAGCTTGCACCATGAACGGAGAAAGTGAGCTCCATCCAATTCTAACTTCTCTTCCAATGGTGAAGAGGATGACAGTTATAGGTGCAGATCAAGGACTCCTCCTAGCGAGAGCTTTCTCATATGATGAGGACTATCATCATGAGCACAGAAACAAAAATTCGTCCTCGATAGGCCTGGGAAACAATGCTATGAGTAAAGCACTCAACCAAATTTCCAGGTCACCTTTCACAAGCTAGATTAAGGGAGGAAGACTTACTTGGCAGTTCACTCAGCCCACATTCACTATGTACAATGGTAGAACAAACCCTGCAGAGCATGTCAGCTACTTCAATCAAAGAATGGCTATACATTCCAAGAATAAggccttgatgtgcaaagtaTTCCCTTCCAGTTTGGAGCCTGTAgcgatgaggtggtttaatGGTCTAAGGGTAGGTTCCATTGATTCCTTCAAGGAACCCACTCAGGTGTTTGGATCTTGCTTTATTACGTGCAGCAGGGTTCCTCAGCCTTTAGCTTCCTTGTTGTCTCTGTCCATGAGAGAAGAGAAACCCTGAAAACATATTCGGACAGATATTAGGAGATGTTCAACGAGATAGATGGTGATTTTGACGATGTAGCCATCAGCACATTCAAGCTTGGCCTACCTgtcgagcatggcttaaggaagtcTTTGACTGGGAAACCTATTACCAGTGGACGCCAGCTCATGGATTGGATTGACAAGTATAAGAGGGTTGAAGAGGACTAGCAGCAAGGCAAGGAAAAGGACaaggttatccctcaagagaggagggatttcaggtcggaccatTACAACAATAACAGACCCCGAAGGGATTTTGCTGGGTCATTTGAGCCTGCAGCTCCTCAAGTGGTTAACGCTGTATTCAGAGAATCGGTGCATCAGGTTttggagaatataaaaaacgaACCATACTTCAAGTGGCCGAATAGAATGAGTGGAGGCCCTTTGAGGCATAACTAAAGCCTTCACTGCCAATACCACCAAGAGAGGGGACATACCACCGAGGATTGTAGAACACTGTGGAACCATCTGGAGCAACTGGTCAAGGAAGGGAAGTTGCAACAATTTCTGTACTGGCCCAATGGACAAAAGGACCAATCAAGGTCAGGACCTCGAGGGAATACTCCTTCAAGGCACCTACTAGGTACCATCAATGTCATTTTTGCTGTGCCTGGGAGAACTGGTTCTCACCCTTCCAGGGTAATGTCTATAGCTAGGCTACCACCTGAAGACTCTCACTTCGAGTCAAAGAGAGCTAGGATGGAGGTCCGACCATTGCTGAGTTTCTCAGACGAAGACAAGATTGGAACTATCCAACCACATGATGACGCTTTGGTGTTACCCTCAGAATAGGGGGGTATGGCGTTAAGAGAGTAATGGTAGACCAAGGCAGTTATGTACCCTGACTTGTACAAGGGGTTGAACTTAAAGCCTGAAAATCTGACAGTCTATGATTCACCTTTGGTAAGTTTTGATGGGAAAGTTGTTATTCCAAAGGGCCAAATTAGGATACTCGTTCAAGCTAGCTCAGAGGTGGTGGAAGTAGACTTCATTGTGGTAAACTTATACTCCCCCTACACAGCCATTATGGCCAAACCATGGCTCCATACCCTAGGAGCTGTTTCTTCAACTCTGCATCAGAAGATGAAGTATCCGTCAGGAGACTGGATTGAAGAGTTAGTAGGGGATCAATCAATGGCTAGGCAATGCCTTGTGTCTGCAATTTTGCATTAGCCAGCAGCTGAGTCCTCGGCCTCTGTTGAGGGTGGCTTATAGCAGTTAAAGTCTTCGGTATTACCCATGAAGGGGCCAGCCGAGGAGGCCAAATATGAAGATTTAGAGAAATTTACTGTAAGTGGTGATCCAAAGAAGTTTTTTCAGGTTGGAGCTTAGCTGCCACCTCAAGAGAAAAAGGAGTTGGTGGAATTCCTCAAGAGGAACGTTGACGTATTCGCTTGGAATGCTTATGAAGCTCCAAGGGTGGATTCGAGCTTCATTTGTCATCATTTGAAAATCAACCCATCTGTTGTCCCCAGAAAGCAACCACCTCGGCACTCACCTAAGGATCATTTTGATGCCGTCAAAGACAAGGTGATGAAACTTAAGCAAGCTTGGGCTATTAAAGAAGTGTTTTACCTTGAATGGTTAGCCAAAActgtggtggtgaagaagaaaaatggaaaatgacgggtatgtgtggacttcacagatttGAACAAAACATATCCGAAAGACCCTTTTCCTATGCCTCAGATCGACCAGCTAGTGAATGCCACTGTAGGTTATCCttggatgagctttttggatgcctttcaaggataccatcaaataccTCTAGCTGTGGACAATCAAGAGAGGACAGCTTTTATCACACCTATTGGGAATTaccattacaaagtgatgccctttagtttgaaaaatgcaggCGCTACCTaccagaggatgatgactaggatgtttgaGCCACGGTTAGGTAAAAACATTGAgatttatatcgatgatatggtggtaaagagtaaggCAAAGTCCAAGCATGTTAATGACCTCGGGAATATTTTTGATATCTTGAGAAGACATAAGCTTCGActtaatgcttccaagtgtTATTTTGGTGTTGGATCAGGGAAGTTCCTGGGCTACATGGTCATACACCGCGGAATTGAATTCAACCCCAACCAGATTAAGGCAATCAACGATCTGTGACCACCTcagaatcccaaagaggtctaGAAGTTTACAGAATGACCGCTACCATAAACTGGTCCATTTCCGATCAGCAAACAGGTGTAGGCCTTTCTTTCAGTTTTTGAACAAGTGGAAGGGGTTCAAATGGACCGAGAAATGTGTCCTGGCTTTCCAACAGTTGAAAGAATATTTGTCTCAGCCACCCATGATGTCCAGActtgaggtggatgaggttttgtttgcctacatcgcaGTAGCCTCCTACGCGGTAAGTTTGGTGCTAATACAGGTTGATAATGGTATACagaggccagtttattatgtgagcaagtcactacaTAAGGCTGAGGTCCGTTACTTACCACTAGAAAGGGCCATTCTGGTAGTGGTACATGCTACGCATAAGCAACCCCACTATTTCCAATCACACACCGTTGTTATCTTTACCTAACTCCCACTCAAATCTCTACTTCAGAGTGTTAATTACACAGGGAGAATTGCAAAGTGGGGCATGATTCTAGaggcttttgatatcaaatacatgcctcgcacctctgtcACAGGTTAGGTCCTTGCCGACTTGGTAGCTAAGTTTACTGAAACCCCATTAGAAGATAAGGTAGAGGAGCAGAACATGGACGAAAAATCAGTTGGAACAATCTCCGTACAAAAGCCTTTATCCTGGAGGGTTTACGTTGATGGCATAGTGAACCACAGGAGATCTGGAGTGGGGTTAATCCTGATATCTCCAAAAAGGATCACGATTAAGAAATCCCTTAGATTGGGCTTCTCGGTTACAAACAATGAAGCTGAATATGAAGCTCTGCGGGTAGGGATGATTATGGTTcaaaaaatgggtggaaaagcTGTAGATGTATTCTTTGATTCGAGGTTGGTGGTGGGCCAATTCCAATGAGAGTTGGAGGCTAGAGATCCCAAAATGCAGGAATACTTGAACCAGATTAGACATTTACAGTCTAGGTTTGAGTCTTTTAATCTATCACAAATTCCTAGAAGTAGAAATACCCATGCAGACTCTATTGCCACACTGGCAATATTTTCGGCACAAAATTTACCTTGGGTGATCCTTGTAGAGGACTTATGCAAACCCACTGAGTTAGGAGGAAATGAGATCTGTGTTCATCAAATAAGAGTGGGCCCTAGCTGAATGGACTCTATTGTACTATTCCTTAAGGAAGATGTCTTACCTGAGAATAAGTCCGAGGCTGACAAGGTACGGAGAGATGCTCCTTAATCTTAGCTGTCCAAGGATCAAAATTTGTATAAGAGGTCCTTTTTTGGTCCCTATCTATTGTGCATACACCCCGAAACAGTTGAGCTACTCCTGGAAGAATTACATGAAAGAATTTATGGAAGCCACACTGGGGGCAGATCTTTGTCTCACAGAGCCCTCACACAGGGCTATTaatggccaaatatgcagaaagaagcacaagactacgtgaagaagtgcgaccaatgtCAAAAATTTGCACTAAACATTCATCAATCAGGAGGAGTCCTCAATCCTCtatccagcccttggccttttgcacaGTGGGGGTTGGATATTGTAGGCCCTTTCCTTAAGGCAGTAAAGAATAAGAGGTATTTgttggtcggcacagactacttcaccaagtgggttgaagctgaactaCTGGCAAATATCAAGGACATGGATGCCAAAAGATTTGtctggaaaaatattgtcacacAATTTGGAATCCCCCATACCCTCATCTCGAacaatggacttcaatttgatagtaaagccttCAGGAGATACTGTTGTGATCTAGGAATAAAGAATAGGTATTCCACTCCGACCTATCCACAAGGGAATGGGCAGGTCGAGgctgtcaataaggtcatagtgagtGGACTTAAAAATAGATTGGACGACGCAAAGGAAAAGTGGGTGGAAGAGTTGCCACACGTCCTTTTGACATACCGGACTACTCCTCGTAAATCCATTGGGGAGAcgcccttttcaatgacttatggggccgagGTTGTTATTCCTTTGGAAACTAGATTCCCCACACTAAGAACAAATTCTTTCACTCTGAGCATCAACGATGGGCTATTGGAGAAGAGCTTGGACTTAATTGAAAAGCGTAGAGAAAATGCCATGGTCCAATTGGCCTACtaccaacacaagctcaagTAAGGGTATGATGCCAACATAAAGCTAAGGCCACTAACAGTTGGAGACTTGGTTTTAAGAAAGGTTATAGGAACTGCAAAGAACCCAGCATGGGGAAAATTgggacccaactgggaaggGTCATATCATATCACATCGGTGGCCAGAATAGGTGCATATTATCTTGAAGATCTAGAGAAAAAGGCTGTACCACACCCCTGGAATGTACATAACCttagaagatattattattaataaaggTTTTCTTCACCCTATTTGGGTTTATTATATTGCATATCATGTGTTTTTGCtatctatctaagtatcaaatagAACATTGGTCATACCTAACTCCTCGgatcacataccttgggtaaattgatatcttttaatcactgtactaagtattaaacagaaatttAGCTATGTCTAGCTCCTCAAACCAcatgctttagggaaattaatactcttttacatctatctaagtatcaaacagaaccttggtcatgcttggctcctcggaccacatatcttgggtaaattgatatcttttaatcattgtactaagtattaaatagaacctgaGCTATGCCTGGCTCCTTGAACCACATGCTTTGAAGAAATTAATACTCcttgacatctatctaagtatcaaacgGGACCTCGGTCATGTCTGGCTCCTTAGACCACATACCTTGAGGTAATTGACATCTTTCGATCATTGATACTTCCTATCATCTTTGACTAGTGTCCGGGCAAAGCCTTAGTTTTTCTCAGACTTTTTGGATTACATACTTAAGGTAAAATAAGTACTTCCTATTGATTActtaaatatcaaatatgatCAACTACTCCAAACAGCTAAGATCTTCATTGTGGTAACAAACTCAAGTGGATATTCATAAGcatcatttaaaacattttcaactGTATACGAGTCATATTACTGGGTATTGTTCTTGAAATTATACCTTGTCGAGATGATGGACTTCATAAATTTCACCTATTTTGCTACTAATCATATGAAATGGGATAAATTTTCCACTACTCATGCAGATTGGTGATAGAGGTTTTACTTTATTACTACTTTCATTAAGTGTTAGATAAAATAGAAATCATATCAACTCCAATATACGAATCACAGGATGAAAGAAAATACTtacaactttcattaataaagGCTTTAAGATAAGGCAGATCAAGTACAAAGAGGTAACTTGATTACACATTGTGAAAAccacaacaacaataacaacaacaacaaaaaaagggaagagagcTATGCAAAAgtctacttcttttttattacaatttttccTTGGGGAGGGGCCTTAGATTGCTGGGCTGCAGCCTCTGGGGATCCTTGGTCAGTACCTTTGAGGTCACCCTTAGCAGGAATTGGGAGAGTTGCAAGGACAATCTCTATATTGGATGCCTCATTATCTTTAGTGGGATCCTGGGGAATAGTCGGGGGCATGGTGGCATCAGGGGGCACACCTTTGGTAACCTCGGCCTCTTTCTCATTCACCCTCGGCTGCTCAGCCACCTTTGGAGGGTTGCCAGAGAAGGGAAGGGCCTTCTTAGATTCGCTCTTCT is a genomic window of Quercus lobata isolate SW786 chromosome 2, ValleyOak3.0 Primary Assembly, whole genome shotgun sequence containing:
- the LOC115962066 gene encoding uncharacterized protein LOC115962066 — translated: MYPDLYKGLNLKPENLTVYDSPLGSSWATWSYTAELNSTPTRLRQSTICDHLRIPKRSRSLQNDRYHKLVHFRSANRCRPFFQFLNKWKGFKWTEKCVLAFQQLKEYLSQPPMMSRLEVDEVLFAYIAVASYAVSLVLIQVDNGIQRPVYYVSKSLHKAEVRYLPLERAILSVNYTGRIAKWGMILEAFDIKYMPRTSVTGGVLNPLSSPWPFAQWGLDIVGPFLKAVKNKRYLLVGTDYFTKWVEAELLANIKDMDAKRFVWKNIVTQFGIPHTLISNNGLQFDSKAFRRYCCDLGIKNRYSTPTYPQGNGQVEAVNKVIVSGLKNRLDDAKEKWVEELPHVLLTYRTTPRKSIGETPFSMTYGAEVVIPLETRFPTLRTNSFTLSINDGLLEKSLDLIEKRRENAMVQLAYYQHKLK